ACAATGGGAATGCCAAGTTCTGCCGCGACCACAAACGGGATCGTCGAATTCAGCCCACCCGCTTCAATCGACACGGTCGCTGCAGCCTTGCGGCCGAGGAATTTCTCCAATTGTGTAAATGCCTTCACCGGTTCGTCGCCGCCTGGCATTTTTTCAATCATCACCGTAGGCGCCCCCATCATCGCCGACGGAATGACCAAATCGTCATCGTTCAACTCATCTATCGAAACCATCTCCACAGGCCCATATTTCTCAATGGCCTGCTTTGCCATCAGTGCACCAATGTAGGGATCTCCACCGCCGCCGGTACCAAGTACTGTTGCGCCTAATGCAAGGTGATCGATGTCTTTTGCATGAATCAGTCTTCTCACTACGTCACCGCCCATCATAAAATTCAAATATCAGTGGGAGACAGTTGGCCCGTCTCCCGGTCATATTTAGTTCGCAAGTTCTTTCGTATCCACGCTTCCAAATGTGACAGTCCGATTCCGATTGACCAGCTTGCTCAACACGAAGTACGCCACAGCTGCCACGACGAGCGAGTTGATCGACGGAATACCCCACTTCAAAAACTCGCCAACCAAGAACGCCCCAATCCAGCAAATCAGCGTGATAGGATTCCAGGACTCATACGAACTCGGCAAAACGCCTTGTTCTCTCGAGTGCAATAGCTCATCTTTGTAACGTCGTATGCAGAAATACTCAACAACCATAATGCCGCCAACAGGTGGCACTGCCACGCCCAGTAACGAAAGGAACCCTTCAAATTGATTCAGGATACCAAGGACGGAGAGCAGCGTGCCCAGTGCGCCAAACAAAATCGTGACACCGACGCGACTGATGCGCTTCTTGAACACGACGTCGAATAAGTTCACGATGCCCAGCGAAGAAGAGTACAAGTTCCAGTCGTTAATCTTCAGCGTGGCCGTCACGAGCACAACCGTTCCAACCACACCACTCGTCGACATGACAATCGTGATCACATTGGAAGATTTCATTGCATGTGCAAGAAGTACACCAATTAAGCCAATGAGATACTCACCAAGGGTAATCCCAAGCACGGTTTGCTTAATGACATCGCCAACTGAACGATTGTACCGCGTCATATCCGGAGAAATGATAGCCCCTGTGATAAATCCACCAGCGACCATGCTCGCACCTGCACCCAGTGTCAAAACGCTACCCGGCGCATGCATCGAGACGAGATGTCCCAGCGAATAGTGACCTAACGCCCGACCAATCGAGATGAATGCAATGAGCATAAAAAGTGGTACCGTAATATAGGCCGTAAACCCCATTGACAAAAACCCGTAAATGACAACCAATGTGACCAGGATTCCTGTAACAATAGACCATGCCCAAATGGGCCCGCCAAGCAGTTGGTTCAACCCATCTGCGAAGACCTGATTCTGCACGCCAAACCAACCGACCAGCGAAATCGCGACGACCAGGCTGACGAGGACGGATCCAAACCTGCCAAAGCCAGTCCACCGAATCAGCATCGTTGTGCTGAGTCCCTCTTTCATCCCCGCAATCCCGACAAAAATAGAGACAATCTCCAGAATGACGGCCCCGAGCGTCAAGGCCCAAAACGACTGCCAAAAACTCATGCCAAATCCTAATGTCGC
Above is a genomic segment from Alicyclobacillus acidoterrestris containing:
- a CDS encoding purine-cytosine permease family protein, which encodes MAKAEPLKEPVNEKLDDYSLSRVPDTDRRHWFGIATMRFGQMSALSQFLLGATLGFGMSFWQSFWALTLGAVILEIVSIFVGIAGMKEGLSTTMLIRWTGFGRFGSVLVSLVVAISLVGWFGVQNQVFADGLNQLLGGPIWAWSIVTGILVTLVVIYGFLSMGFTAYITVPLFMLIAFISIGRALGHYSLGHLVSMHAPGSVLTLGAGASMVAGGFITGAIISPDMTRYNRSVGDVIKQTVLGITLGEYLIGLIGVLLAHAMKSSNVITIVMSTSGVVGTVVLVTATLKINDWNLYSSSLGIVNLFDVVFKKRISRVGVTILFGALGTLLSVLGILNQFEGFLSLLGVAVPPVGGIMVVEYFCIRRYKDELLHSREQGVLPSSYESWNPITLICWIGAFLVGEFLKWGIPSINSLVVAAVAYFVLSKLVNRNRTVTFGSVDTKELAN